TTCCGATGCAAGTAGCAGTCTATCTTCCTTCGGTGTTCCCGTTGGATTGACTTCGCCGACAAGGTACCAAAGTCCATCTTTACTTTTTTCTAATCTGTAATCTACCTGTAAATCCAGCAATTCACCGGTAGAAAGATTAGAACTTATTTTGGCTCTTGGAATCGAAATATTTAATAGTTCTTCCTCTGTCATATATTTACCTCCGTTTTATTTATTATTTATTGAACCTTCGTTCAAAGTGAGGGACTCGGATTACTGCGGGGTACGGGTAATCCACTACTTGCGCAATCGCCAAGCCAAGTGTTTTATTCAACGGAGGTCGTAGTATCATTGACTTGCAATCTTCAAGTAACGGCGAATAATCAACCAATACTTTTAAATCCGATTTGTTCAAATGAAATGCGATAGTAGAATAAATCTGTCCATAAACACTTGCCGGAATAGAGGCAGGACTCTGTGTTGAAAGCAAAAGTGTAACTCCAAATTTTCTGCATTCCATCACGAATTCGGCAATTTTCTCCCCACAGGTTTTTATGAAATGCTGTGCCTCATCTACGACAACAAGATATTTTTGGGATACTTTTCTGTGCATTGCATATTTTCCACTTTGCTGAAGCCTATTCAAAAGCAATTTCACAAACAACCCCTGGTAGTATTCGGTCATGTTAAAAGTGTTGACTAACACGGTTTTACTTTGTTTAAGCGCCATCAATATTTGAGAAACAATAGGAGATACTTTAGAATCAATATAGTTAGCAAGCACACGAGCCTGCTTACTTACAGCATCAATTGTTGCCATAGGAGCAATACCTACCGTTATATTTTTCCCTTTGTGTTGAGGGTCTGGAATTTGCTGCCTATGAAGTTTGTAAGGGTCTGAGTTTAGATTGTATTTTGCCAATATTTCAATATAGTTCTTTGGCTCCCTCGTTTGCATGTGCATCCATAGGTCACGCATTGAAGTGGACATATCCGGGAACTGCTCAAATATATCGGTTAGCGCTAACTCTTCGGGAGATAATTTTAGTCTTTTTTCATATCCAAACAACACAACCTTATCATCTCCTAATGCGGATAGTCCCCTTGTGCCTTTATCATTAGGGTTATCCATTCCTAAATCCGGATGCCCGAATATGAGCATTGGTAGTGGA
The nucleotide sequence above comes from bacterium. Encoded proteins:
- a CDS encoding DUF87 domain-containing protein codes for the protein MGTIAITIGSADNGNILARADKQVEASISLMDFVKIGNTIGRITRITDSHDYSTEIILVNIAKKCLLENSNPTPQTMGMLYKRLEIEPLGTVYDTGELTEFEGNIGYFMPVFEANESEIAKLYPNHKEGITIGNIASGYKSTNIPFKLDIDLALSRHALVLGKTGTGKTNFLKELIASNLELKSPLPMLIFGHPDLGMDNPNDKGTRGLSALGDDKVVLFGYEKRLKLSPEELALTDIFEQFPDMSTSMRDLWMHMQTREPKNYIEILAKYNLNSDPYKLHRQQIPDPQHKGKNITVGIAPMATIDAVSKQARVLANYIDSKVSPIVSQILMALKQSKTVLVNTFNMTEYYQGLFVKLLLNRLQQSGKYAMHRKVSQKYLVVVDEAQHFIKTCGEKIAEFVMECRKFGVTLLLSTQSPASIPASVYGQIYSTIAFHLNKSDLKVLVDYSPLLEDCKSMILRPPLNKTLGLAIAQVVDYPYPAVIRVPHFERRFNK